The Anolis carolinensis isolate JA03-04 chromosome 2, rAnoCar3.1.pri, whole genome shotgun sequence genome contains the following window.
aacctcagcaacacggaatggacgaaggattgggggaaatccaaccccaaatagggaaacaagttgtccaggaacacttgggctctctaaacgaattcaagtccccagggccagatcagctacacccaagagtactgaaggaactagcggaagttatttcagaaccactggcaattatcttcgagagttcttggagaacgggagaagtcccagcagattggaggagggcgaatgtggtccctatcttcacgaagggaaaaaagaacgacccaaacaattaccgtccggtcagcctcacatcaataccaggcaaaattctggaaaagatcattaaggaagtggtctgcgaacacttagaaacaaatgcggtcattgctaatagtcaacacggatttaccaaaaacaagtcatgccagactaatctgatctcttttttcgatagagttacgagttgggtcgatacagggaatgctgtggatgtagcgtacctggatttcagtaatgccttcgacaaagtcccccacgaccttctggcaaacaaactagtaaaatgtgggctagacaaaactacggttaggtggatctgtaattggctaagcgaacgaacccaaagggtgctcaccaatgcgtcatcttcatcatggaaagaagtgacaagtggagtgccgcagggctccgtcctgggcccggttctgttcaacatctttattaacgacttagacgaagggttagaaggcacgatcatcaagtttgcagacgacacaaaactgggagggatagctaacactccagaagacaggagcagaattcaaaacgatcttgacagactagagagatgggccaaaactaataaaatgaagttcaacagggacaaatgcaagatacttcacttcggcagaaaaaatggaaatcaaagatacagaatgggggacgcctggcttgacagcagtgtgtgcgaaaaagaccttggagtcctcgtggacaacaagttaaacatgagccaacaatgtgatgcggctgctaaaaaagccaatgggattctggcctgcatcaataggggaatagcgtctagatccagggaagttatgctccccctctattctgccttggtcagaccacacctggaatactgtgtccaattttgggcaccacagttgaagggagatgttgacaagctggaaagcgtccagaggagggcgactaaaatgattaagggtctggagaacaagccctatgaggagcggcttaaagagctgagcatgtttagcctgcagaagagaaggctgagaggagacatgatagccatgtacaaatacgtgaagggaagtcatagggaagagggagcaagcttgttttctgctgccctgcagactaggacacggaacaatggcttcaaactacaggaaaggagattccacctgaacatcaggaagaacttcctcactgtgagagctgttcgacagtggaactctctccccgaggccgtggtggaggctccttccttggaggcttttaagcagaggctggatggccatctgtcgggggtgctttgaatgcgatttcctgcttcttagcaggggttggactagatggcccatgtggtctcttccaactctactattctatgattctatgattctagacttCATCTAGTTGACAACAGTAGTCCAGTCCAGACAAATCTTTTCCTACCTCAGTCTACTGATGTTTTTACCTTTGCCCAGGCCCATCCCTTCTTACCTGTGGTCACTGAAAGTTCCATAAAACTGCATGCATCTTTCATGTTGTTGGATTTCACTGTGACTTGATATCTCCCAGCATCATTTTGTTGTACATTCCAGATGATCAACCAGGCATTCCTCATAACTGAAAACTTCCACCGATGTGCTGGCAACACTTCCAAAAATTGGTGGCAATGACTCTCCCACCAATTTTGCCCAGGCTTGATTTTACTGCATAATCTCAGGTCATATTTGAGAATGAAATCATTATTGGCTCCTTTGGTCTGATGCCAGTGGACTTCAATGAAGTCCCAATTAGACTTTGTTGCatcaatttcaacaggaaggactGCCACTTGATTGATTGTTGCAGTAATGTGATTTCTTGGTGTGTAGATGCAGATTTCAGAAGGAGTAGCTTTGTGTCAGAGAAGGAAGACCAACAAAAATTAAGTTAAACTttgtaaaaaatcaaaatatgatgGTTAACCTATGAGCATTGTTGCCTCTGTGAATGTCTGCAAAAATTACCAAGTAATTTTGGACAGACATATTTATTTTCCTCAATATGTCTGTTTGTACAAACAATGGCTTTGTACAATGTTTGTGCAAACAGGTTTACAGATGTTGCTACTACTGAAACAAGTAATCAGTTTCATACAATATATCTCTGTGGTCCACAGGTTGTTTTTAATGGGATTCCTCAATATATGAGATCATTTGTGAATATTCTTTATCtcctagggtgcatttacattgtagaattattacagtttgacacaactttaactggtGTGGCTCCATCCTATAgactccagccttctctgccaaaacttcATGGTTTTGCGGGTTTCTTGGAATTGTTTGTTCAaagattgcctttgccttcttctgaagttGACACCTGCCCAATtacacccaatgggtttccatcacCAAGGGTGGAtccacactgtaggattaatacagTTCAGCATCACAATGTTGTTCAGTAATATGGAattatgaaagttgtagttttacaagactgcattatttctacagtgttagatgcaccccaagtgggAATTTGAATGCTGACCACCAAAGTCCAATGTGTAAACCATATCACACTGGCTCTCCATTTGAAATCTGCAGTTCCTATATCTCTAGATGAACCTGTCTGATTTGATCTCACTGCATATGTACTATGGttgcattattttaaattgttttgaccAGTTATAAATTGTGTGACTTTCAAATGACAAATgatttaatgtattatttaatgtttcatattgattttactgtaagctgccctgagatcttcaaATATTCAATATCCACAAGGGTTGGGTGCATACAAACACTGTAGATGTGCAAAACTgagaataaaaaatacaattatttttattttagagagCACCTCTTTAGGAATCACTGTGTCTATCACTATGACTCTATGgccaaaaataaaacagtaaaagtTAAACATACACATGTGGAGCACGattgtatataattattttattaatacataagaaataatataaattgttggtgtttttaaaaaatgcaaagtgGGTCCTCAAATCCACCTTTGGTACCATAGGTTGTTCCTAGGTTTTTGAAGGTTGAAAGCTACTGCAAGAATATTTCAAAtgaatcatttattttatttttaaaagactatCCCAGTTTCTTCACAGGTACCTTTGGTCATGTTGAGGCACAGCTACTACATGCTGAAGAGgttgtatataataatattagtaaggCTTATCAGTTGTGGAGGAAATCAACCAATGCAATGAAGTAGAAACCCTAGATCAGGGGAAAGAGCTGAGAAATGACTGTTTTCCAGTTCTCTACAGGCCTCCACTAGCTACCAGTGTCCACTTTTTAAAACAACTGGGAGGAACCAAAGAATTTGTGGAAAATATTGTTTCAAGTCTAAATAGGGTGCAAAGAATCTTAAAATAGTGACTTAACcccactgtgccgtccgccagacaataaaaaaactatgaagctgaaacgtgccgtcctttatccgggcgaactgcaaatccctataagctgtcctaaaaatattgaacgactgagtctggaaaacttcaaaaaaaaaaggatgtttattcatacaaggttgtaaacctggcacagatcttaaagttacagaaaatgaaacaaatttctataggttttagttacagaattatccctggttccagaaggcaaaggtgattataaaaccactataccctaatcacgctgtctatattagaaggagaaactctttccttccctatctttacagcaaagattagttctagaagcgacggaataaccctgctcctctaactagatttcctattccagatcagtataattcaatacttatctaatttggataggcttagattggcctggttttgaggatgatttgtcccagttagcttgcacagctgcagcacgttggaagactatagccaaaaatgaggctccaaaatggagactagaccctggtaaaaaagggcggtcctaagatgttgtactctttgaccaatcattgcaaagaaaactgcagccagctcttgcagactccaagccacttttcctgggcttttgcagccagaggctgaaacaaaatgtaaaggagggaaaacaaacaaacgaccaataggtaaggcaaaccatcgtcctgggggacggaacacccacccctcccccagaGGCTTCAGTGTATGTTACTCTGGGTGGGAATAATTACAGGGAGCTCAGGTGGGTCTGGTGTTAGTGCCATATAGGCCACCTTTGAAGGTTATATGTGGTTTGCAAGCCACACAGTTTGTGTTCTAAGTGAAATAGGGAAATTTCAGGAAGCCACATGCTGATGGCGATGTTCTCAGATCAAGCTGGCCACAGCTTCCTAGAAGTCCCTAGTTCCTCGGTGACATGGAAAGTGCAaggaaaatgatgacattttggATGAAACTAAGCCCACTTCCTCTTAAGCTTCCCCTTTTCCACACAAGGCTGCTATTTGTACACAAAACAGATGCTGTCTATTTTGAGAAGTCCTTACAAATCAAGATGGTATTTCACAAGAATGGATATTACACTGCAGGATGAGCAACAACAGTGCTTTGCCAACAAACTGCAAGCCATAGCCAGTGACAGCTATGGTTAGCTATTGACTTTCATCTGACCTATGCTCTTTACATGTCCTGTGCATTCTTCTTTGTGAAGACTCTAACCCTGCAATTCCTCCTTTCTCATGAGGAACAAAGAAATCCAGGTCTTGAGACTCGGCATCAAGTCATGAAAACTAGGAACCTGGTCTAACCACTTCGACAGTGgcctgtgagatatatatatcccAACTTAGTTTTCTCATCTCCTCTTCTGCCAAATTATAACAACTTGGTGGATCCCCTCTTATTTCTGTAGTAAACCATGCCATGAGTAGATCACCTGTCATGTTTTAGTGCAAAATGGTGCTTCTGAAAACAACCAGGAAATATACCagatatatacttgagtataagtcaagggtatgtttggggccaaaattatggattgtgAGATGACCCATGGATCAGTAAAGGGTCTTTCTGCAGTTTGTGGAATTGCCAAACCTGTTTCACAAGGCTAGCTGCCCCGTGCAACAACTactgccattttcctgcccaggcattcaaaaaagccttttgccactctattgaAAAGATGGGGTTGGTTCCTTTTTTTTATCGATGTTTAGGTATAGTATTAACTCATAAGgatcatctccttctctgagcaaAGAAGTTAGACTGAACTTAGTTCAGtctgagagaacctaaaagaagcaccaacaccACTATCTACTTTTTCAgtgctccttttttggaggagtACCAGAGAgctgctgctgccattttcccatccagACATTCAAATGTAGAAGTGGTCCTGCAGCAGAGAGAACAGAAGAAGTCAGTCCATCTTTTAGATTCTCACAGGACtgactaaactcttgcctttccCTACTTTGCACAGAGAAGGAGATGATTCCTTTATTGATAAAAGTTCagtattgcctctgtgtctcagATTTTGGCTCAGAAACTCTAGGGCCTGAAATTATCTTGAACTAGAAGATCTActagtatgtgttgtcgaaggctttacctcacaacctctgaggatgcctgccatagatgtgggtgaaacgtcaggagagaatacttctggaacatggccatacagcccggaaaacatacaaccaccctgatCTACTAGTATGTTTATAGCCTCTGGTGGGATTCTGGGAAGACTGAAATTAGTCCTGAACCCATTAGTCACCCATGCCGCAATGAATGCAACCAAATATCTCTGATTAAAGCTTTTCTCAATAGGACCGCTTTTTGGTTCTGCGATGTTCATTGATGCATTTTATGATGATTTTATTTCCTTagattaattgtttttaattatattgttattgttatgtgttttaatttgtattttgaatcctctgttttttctgggcttggtccacatgtaagttcctttggggagatggaggtgggttatcttcacttcacttcacttcactttatttcttaattagtcgctctccaccagagtgctccgagcgacttacaatttaaaatatcattccacaatataaaacattcaacataaaaacattcagcagtgactatttggcaaattagatctgatttgtaagaataaagttgttgctgttgctgttgctgttgttgttgttgttgttgttattattattattattattattattattattattattattattattatgtttgtcttCAATATATTCAGTCCTCCatagccacagattctgcatccatgtcttaagatttttttaaaatctcaaacaaactttgattttgttattttatactgAGAACAATATGTTGACATGCCGTTGTATATGAAACATGAGCATCCATGGATCTTGGTATCCACAGaaggttctggaaccaaatcccagcagtatGACTGGTACTATTATAAACCTTGGATGGAAATAATGTagaccagatgttattgaactggAACTCCTAGCCCAAATAGCCAATGTTGAAAAATGCTTGGAATTGACTCCAACAACTTCTAGAAGACTGTATGGGTCACCTTCACCATTCTATTTCCCTATTATGGTCAAAAGTTTGAGAATCTGTTCACACCTTTCTAGAAAGTATCTCAGCCAGCATGTCTTGGTCCTGTGGCTTTAATCACGTGAAAAAACAATACGATTTTTCAAAGTTGTATAAGAAGAACACATCCACTTCTTGAACTCAGAAGCCCAAAACTGTACTTACACAAACACGAGGAGCCATTTGATGTGCATGAGTTTTTTCGGGGGAGTTTACTGAGATGGTCCATCATATTGTTATTTTCTGAGTCATGGAAATTTGTGGGGAAAATTACTGGATACGGCAAGAATGCTGTCCCAGAAGAGCCCTCCGGAGCTTGATGAAAGAGATGATAAGAGAACAACATGTAAAGACACCATATGAactaaaataaacaagaaagcaaAAGGCATACTAATCTTGTGGGGCATACTCTTCCTTGAAATTTTACTCTACTGTGCACATTTTAATTATTGCTGGATGGAGTTCAGTAAAATGATGCTTGCCTGGGCTCCTGTGAAGCACATTTCACATCTGTGCAGTGGGAAGTATCTCATTTTCTCGggaacaaaatgtttttttttaattatatgtatttgtgacctactgtatatactcatgtataacctGTCCCCATGTATACAGTtggtggcaacatcaatgatccaaacatttttcttttgacACCAAAATTATCGATTTTGATATAACCTATGGGTGATTTCTGGATCATTTTATGaagaggggaaagtgccagtgCCTCAGAGAGCCAGCCACCTGCCCAATTTTCTGCGTAGGCATTCAAAAAGCCAGAAGTGGCACTGAGGCACAGATAGTAGAGGACTCAACATTTCTTTTAGGTTATCCTTAGATAGACTAGGCTATCACCTTTTGTGACTCAGACATAGCTTCTTTTTAAATAAGACTGACCTGCTGGTGAATCAACGCAGATTTTTTATGTTAGTATTTTGAATAAAAttgctagacttatacatgaatatatacagtacttagcAGCCCAAGTTGATTTCTAAAGTGATTTTCAAGTAAAATCCACACACAAAACTTACATTCTATCAGGTTGCGTGGTCTTATGGAGTACAGAGCTCTATTCTGTTCCATACCACTACATTTGTCATGACTCTGTACTGAAAGATTAGTAGTTTGGAAAGATACT
Protein-coding sequences here:
- the LOC100563045 gene encoding uncharacterized protein LOC100563045 isoform X1 gives rise to the protein MEDEDGYTNIDPRRRETYTKPHPDAKKKDALFNLLWWKIGFSISLTIIVILTVVLIVIGVLAPEGSSGTAFLPYPVIFPTNFHDSENNNMMDHLSKLPRKNSCTSNGSSCLSTPSEICIYTPRNHITATINQVAVLPVEIDATKSNWDFIEVHWHQTKGANNDFILKYDLRLCSKIKPGQNWWESHCHQFLEVLPAHRWKFSVMRNAWLIIWNVQQNDAGRYQVTVKSNNMKDACSFMELSVTTAARISLAQLWKSQEITTTEKRILKVFGIMNVTQKLAQNISQSQRMDWNKFIDFLEKEKMEVN